One Caretta caretta isolate rCarCar2 chromosome 6, rCarCar1.hap1, whole genome shotgun sequence genomic region harbors:
- the TOMM20L gene encoding TOMM20-like protein 1: MAVALAKPASRGSRAGRGRAGTAMSGWARPLLLLLAGACGLALLGYSVYFDRRRRNAPDFQRRLRQKRRKEREKAKEHDAELCKMKNIGRVQEFFLQEVQLGEHWLSRGDHKKSVEHLTNAISVCAQPRQLLQVLHNTLPPQVFEMLMRRIPYAKQRLQAALNEQDCAEDEKE, from the exons atggCTGTGGCTCTAGCCAAGCCCGCCTCTCGGGGCTCCagagcgggccggggccgggcggggaCGGCCATGAGCGGCTGGGCCCGCCCCCTTCTGCTCCTGCTGGCTGGGGCCTGCGGCCTCGCCCTGCTCGGCTACAGCGTCTACTTCGACCGGCGGCGGAGAAACGCCCCCGACTTCCAGCGGAGGCTGCGGCAGA aaagaagaaaagaacgTGAAAAAGCTAAAGAGCATGATGCTGAG TTATGCAAGATGAAAAATATTGGAAGGGTACAGGAATTCTTTCTGCAAGAGGTGCAGCTGGGAGAACACTGGTTATCTAGAG GAGACCATAAGAAGAGCGTGGAGCACCTCACTAATGCTATTTCAGTGTGTGCACAGCCACGTCAGCTACTGCAGGTCTTGCACAATACACTACCACCACAAGTCTTTGAGATGCTTATGAGGAGAATACCATATGCAAAACAA